One genomic region from Asterias amurensis chromosome 7, ASM3211899v1 encodes:
- the LOC139939312 gene encoding galactosylceramide sulfotransferase-like: MSDSKLQGFSWRKVLSVGLGIASFVMFSYVYYGFTDLKTHADRYHIASSSIIRSASGHRAKIEEYMNIHTGEAKNQSSYLDLFTLKEKVPKDDLFDINVNASKSTASLRDSSSVVDNNRHTAKFSPLVDFTKPTTRNPHAGSVTFQGSTRRQSAQGPTTLSKGSSTRDCTPRKNIVFFKMHKCSSSTVQNILLRYGEEHSLDFVLPPAGNYLGHSHFSRKWMIEFPVKEYNILCHHTMFDETAMKAVMPANAVYVSILRDPVTMFESTFTYQHMASMYHLPSSHGLELFLERPEQYYKMGDGGLLHARSPMIYNFGLPKADLGDVRKIEAKIEELEMQFDLVMMTEHFEESLILFRHLMCWEIDDIVFFKLNARSKSSVKTVSASVADKIKKWNYGDVKLYETFNKTFWRKVREFGEDRMREEVAQLKMRKDFFSKHCISQVVNNDNKVWHPAGIGIDSFKLRPEAMNDKMCVRMARTELPYTDLVRNIQKKRYYMH, from the exons CTCTATCATTCGATCGGCATCAGGCCACAGAGCCAAAATTGAGGAGTATATGAACATTCACACTGGAGAAGCAAAG aatcaAAGTTCCTATTTGGATCTGTTTACCCTGAAAGAGAAAGTTCCAAAGGATGACTTGTTTGACATCAATGTGAATGCCAGTAAATCAACAGCCTCACTGAGAGATTCTTCCTCTGTAGTGGATAACAACAGACACACTGCCAAGTTTTCACCCCTTGTGGACTTTACAAAACCAACAACAAGAAACCCCCATGCTGGCAGTGTAACATTCCAGGGGTCAACCAGAAGACAATCAGCACAGGGCCCTACCACTCTGTCAAAAGGGTCCAGCACCAGAGACTGCACCCCGCGTAAAAATATCGTCTTCTTTAAAATGCACAAGTGCAGTAGCAGCACAGTGCAGAATATTTTGCTGCGTTATGGGGAAGAGCACAGCTTGGACTTTGTGCTCCCGCCTGCGGGAAACTACTTGGGTCACTCGCATTTCTCAAGGAAATGGATGATAGAATTTCCAGTGAAGGAGTATAACATCTTATGTCATCACACAATGTTTGATGAGACTG CTATGAAAGCAGTGATGCCAGCCAATGCTGTTTACGTCAGTATTCTTAGAGATCCAGTCACGATGTTTGAATCCACCTTCACCTATCAGCACATGGCGTCCATGTACCATCTTCCCTCTAGCCATGGGTTGGAACTCTTTCTAGAGAGACCAGAACAGTACTATAAGATGGGAGACGGTGGCCTTCTTCACGCCAGGAGTCCCATGATTTATAACTTTGGCCTACCCAAAGCAGACCTTGGGGATGTAAGAAAAATCGAGGCAAAGATAGAGGAGTTGGAAATGCAGTTTGATCTCGTCATGATGACGGAGCACTTTGAAGAATCCCTCATTCTGTTCAGACACCTCATGTGCTGGGAGATCGATgatattgtgtttttcaaactCAACGCTCGCAGCAAGTCATCCGTGAAGACGGTGTCGGCGAGCGTGGCTGACAAAATCAAGAAGTGGAACTACGGAGACGTGAAACTATACGAGACATTCAACAAGACCTTCTGGAGGAAGGTCAGAGAGTTTGGAGAGGACAGGATGAGGGAAGAGGTCGCGCAGCTGAAGATGAGGAAAGACTTCTTCTCAAAACACTGCATTTCTCAGGTTGTGAATAACGACAACAAAGTGTGGCACCCAGCAGGAATCGGTATCGACAGCTTTAAATTAAGACCGGAAGCGATGAACGATAAAATGTGTGTTAGAATGGCAAGGACAGAGCTACCATACACAGACCTGGTTCGTAACATACAAAAGAAAAGATATTATATGcattaa